A genomic stretch from Bos javanicus breed banteng chromosome 3, ARS-OSU_banteng_1.0, whole genome shotgun sequence includes:
- the RTCA gene encoding RNA 3'-terminal phosphate cyclase isoform X2 produces MIRDLCDGQLEGAEIGSTEITFTPEKIKGGVHTADTKTAGSVCLLMQVSMPCVLFAACPSELRLKGGTNAEMAPQIDYTAMVFKPIVEKFGFTFNCDIKMRGYYPKGGGEVIVRMSPVKQLSPINLTDRGCVTKIYGRAFVAGVLPFKVAKDMAAAAVRCIRKEIRDLYVNIQPVQEPKDQAFGNGNGIIIIAETSTGCLFAGSSLGKRGVNADKVGIEAAEMLLANLRHGGAVDEYLQDQLIIFMALASGISRIKTGPVTLHTQTAIHFAEQLAKAKFTVKKSEDEEDASKDTYIIECQGIGMTNPNL; encoded by the exons GAGGGGGCAGAAATCGGCTCAACAGAAATAACGTTTACACCAGAGAAGATCAAAGGTGGAGTCCACACAGCAGATACCAAGACAGCAGG GAGTGTCTGCCTCTTGATGCAGGTCTCAATGCCCTGTGTTCTCTTTGCTGCTTGTCCATCAGAACTCCGTTTGAAAGGTGGGACTAATGCTGAAATGGCACCACAGATTGATTACACAGCCATG GTTTTCAAGCCAATTGTTGAAAAATTTGGTTTCACATTTAATTGTGACATTAAAATGAG GGGCTACTACCCAAAGGGAGGTGGTGAAGTGATTGTCCGAATGTCGCCAGTTAAACAGTTGAGCCCGATAAATTTAACTGACCGTGGCTGTGTGACTAAGATATATGGAAGAGCTTTTGTTGCTGGTGTTTTGCCATTTAAA GTAGCAAAAGATATGGCGGCAGCAGCCGTAAGATGCATCAGGAAGGAGATTAGGGATCTGTATGTTAACATCCAGCCTGTTCAGGAACCTAAAGACCAAGCTTTTGGCAATGGAAATGGAATAAT CATCATTGCCGAGACGTCCACTGGCTGTCTGTTTGCTGGATCGTCGCTTGGTAAACGAG GTGTTAATGCAGACAAGGTTGGAATTGAAGCTGCTGAAATGCTGTTAGCAAATCTTAGACATGGTGGTGCTGTGGATGAGTATCTGCAAGACCAG ctgatcATTTTTATGGCATTAGCCAGTGGAATTTCCAGAATAAAAACAGGACCAGTTACACTCCACACCCAAACAGCTATACATTTTGCTGAGCAACTAGCAAAG GCTAAATTTACTGTGAAGAAATCAGAAGATGAAGAAGATGCCTCTAAAGACACTTATATTATTGAATGCCAAGGAATCGGGATGACAAATCCAAATCTATAG